A single genomic interval of Zobellia nedashkovskayae harbors:
- a CDS encoding SPFH domain-containing protein, translating into MDLFNEIKKKLSHEFIDIIEWLDNTNGTIVHRFERYQNEIKNNAKLIVREGQTAVFINEGQLADVFKAGTYTLNTQNLPILTTLKGWKYGFDSPFKAEVYFVNTHLFTDEKWGTKNPVMLSDERFGLVEIRAFGTYSFRINDPGKFVVDVVGTDGNFTNYEVNEHLKSLIVTRFTDTVGEANLPIELYAANTSELSETCTEVMQPEFGRVGIELERFYIENVSMPEELKKEIFEYSRLDKLDMVKLSQFKAAKAMEAAAKNEGGTAGAGMGMGMGFVLAQQMGSMMNPQAGQQPFGGQAPSAGGPPPMPVQVQYYYAANGKQKGPVPFDKLKELFASRTINKDSLVWKQGIQNWIALKEVEELKSFLGGNTPPPLPI; encoded by the coding sequence ATGGATCTATTCAACGAAATAAAAAAGAAGCTGAGTCATGAGTTTATTGACATTATTGAATGGCTGGACAATACCAATGGAACTATTGTGCATCGTTTTGAACGGTATCAAAATGAAATTAAGAATAATGCGAAGCTAATAGTGCGAGAAGGGCAAACTGCGGTTTTTATTAATGAAGGTCAACTAGCAGATGTTTTTAAGGCAGGTACCTATACACTCAATACGCAGAACCTTCCTATTCTTACTACGCTAAAGGGATGGAAATATGGCTTTGATAGTCCGTTCAAGGCTGAGGTCTATTTTGTGAACACCCATTTGTTTACCGATGAAAAGTGGGGAACTAAAAATCCTGTGATGTTAAGTGATGAGCGTTTTGGATTAGTGGAGATACGTGCTTTTGGTACGTATAGTTTTAGAATAAATGACCCGGGCAAATTTGTTGTTGATGTAGTGGGTACTGATGGTAATTTTACCAATTATGAAGTAAACGAACATCTTAAAAGTTTAATAGTTACGCGTTTTACGGATACTGTTGGCGAGGCAAACCTCCCTATTGAACTGTATGCAGCAAATACAAGTGAACTTTCAGAAACTTGCACAGAGGTGATGCAACCAGAATTTGGAAGAGTAGGTATAGAGCTAGAGCGCTTCTATATTGAAAATGTGTCAATGCCTGAAGAACTAAAAAAAGAGATTTTTGAATATAGTAGGCTAGATAAGTTGGATATGGTAAAACTTTCTCAATTTAAAGCGGCCAAAGCAATGGAAGCTGCTGCAAAAAATGAAGGTGGTACTGCTGGCGCCGGAATGGGTATGGGCATGGGTTTTGTGCTTGCACAACAAATGGGCAGTATGATGAATCCCCAAGCTGGTCAACAACCTTTTGGAGGTCAAGCACCATCAGCTGGCGGGCCACCACCAATGCCTGTTCAAGTGCAATATTACTATGCTGCAAACGGTAAACAGAAAGGACCGGTTCCTTTTGATAAATTAAAAGAGCTTTTTGCCAGTAGGACCATTAACAAGGACTCTTTAGTTTGGAAACAAGGAATACAAAATTGGATAGCCTTAAAAGAGGTCGAAGAATTGAAATCCTTTTTAGGAGGAAATACACCACCACCATTACCAATCTAA
- a CDS encoding DUF1304 domain-containing protein: MVHKILIGFIAFLHLYFLYFEMFAWTTKGPKIFRKFPRELFEPTKPMAANQGVYNGFLAAGLIWSLFITDVVWQTNVSLFFLGCVSIAGLYGAFSVEKKIFYIQTMPALITIALILFS, from the coding sequence ATGGTACATAAAATACTGATTGGTTTTATCGCTTTCTTACATCTTTACTTTCTCTATTTTGAAATGTTTGCATGGACTACCAAAGGCCCTAAGATATTCCGCAAGTTCCCGAGGGAACTTTTTGAACCTACCAAGCCAATGGCCGCAAACCAAGGGGTGTATAATGGTTTTCTTGCAGCAGGTCTTATTTGGTCACTCTTTATAACTGATGTTGTATGGCAAACCAACGTATCCCTTTTCTTTCTTGGTTGTGTTTCAATAGCAGGCCTGTACGGTGCCTTTTCCGTTGAAAAGAAAATATTCTACATACAGACAATGCCCGCATTAATTACTATTGCTCTTATTTTATTTAGCTAA
- the amaB gene encoding L-piperidine-6-carboxylate dehydrogenase, with protein sequence MSKVASQFGIDKALRDLGIQDINNGTSTGSLNFGSGEIISSYSPVDGELIAKVKATTKEDYEKVMQAATIAFKTWRTKPAPLRGEIVRQFGEKLREKKEALGKLVSYEMGKSYQEGLGEVQEMIDICDFAVGLSRQLHGLTMHSERPGHRMYEQYHSLGVVGIISAFNFPVAVWAWNTALAWICGDVCVWKPSEKTPLCGVACQNIAAEVFKANDLPEGISCLINGDYKIGEIMTSDSRIPLISATGSTRMGKNVAQTVAARLGKSLLELGGNNAIIVTPDADIKMTVIGAVFGAVGTAGQRCTSTRRVIIHDSIYDKVKTAIVEAYKQLRIGNPLDENNHVGPLIDVDAVASYNTALTKVVDEGGKIIIEGGVLKGEGYESGCYVKPAIAEAKADFKIVQHETFAPVLYLLKYSGTIENAIEAQNGVAQGLSSAIMTNNLREAEHFLSVAGSDCGIANVNIGTSGAEIGGAFGGEKDTGGGRESGSDAWKVYMRRQTNTINYTTELPLAQGIKFDL encoded by the coding sequence ATGTCAAAAGTAGCATCGCAATTCGGTATTGATAAAGCCTTAAGAGATTTAGGAATTCAAGATATAAATAACGGAACATCAACAGGGTCTTTAAATTTTGGTTCTGGTGAAATTATTTCGTCGTACTCGCCTGTAGACGGAGAGTTAATTGCAAAAGTAAAAGCTACTACCAAAGAAGATTATGAAAAGGTAATGCAGGCAGCAACGATTGCATTTAAAACTTGGCGAACCAAACCTGCACCTCTACGTGGTGAGATTGTACGCCAATTTGGAGAAAAATTACGAGAGAAAAAAGAAGCCTTGGGTAAACTGGTTTCCTATGAAATGGGAAAAAGTTACCAAGAAGGCTTGGGCGAGGTTCAGGAAATGATAGACATCTGCGATTTTGCAGTAGGCCTATCAAGACAGTTGCACGGTCTTACCATGCATTCAGAAAGACCTGGTCACCGTATGTACGAGCAATACCATTCCTTAGGAGTAGTTGGTATTATATCTGCTTTTAACTTTCCTGTAGCCGTTTGGGCATGGAATACTGCTCTAGCTTGGATTTGTGGCGACGTGTGTGTTTGGAAACCATCTGAAAAAACACCGCTTTGTGGAGTTGCTTGCCAAAACATTGCTGCCGAAGTCTTTAAAGCCAATGATTTACCAGAAGGTATTTCTTGTTTGATCAATGGCGATTACAAAATTGGTGAAATAATGACTTCTGATAGTCGTATTCCTTTGATATCCGCGACCGGATCTACACGTATGGGAAAAAATGTGGCGCAGACCGTAGCTGCTAGGCTAGGTAAGTCTTTATTGGAACTTGGTGGCAATAACGCCATTATTGTGACTCCAGATGCAGATATAAAAATGACGGTTATAGGCGCTGTATTTGGTGCTGTTGGTACAGCAGGGCAACGTTGTACTTCTACCCGAAGGGTAATTATTCACGATAGCATTTATGACAAAGTCAAAACAGCCATAGTGGAGGCGTACAAACAACTTAGAATTGGTAATCCTTTAGATGAAAACAATCATGTAGGTCCTTTAATAGATGTTGATGCCGTAGCTTCCTATAACACTGCACTCACTAAAGTTGTAGATGAAGGCGGAAAAATAATTATAGAAGGAGGCGTTCTAAAAGGTGAAGGTTATGAGAGTGGTTGCTACGTAAAACCTGCTATAGCAGAAGCTAAGGCCGATTTTAAAATCGTACAACATGAAACTTTTGCACCTGTCCTCTATCTTTTAAAGTATTCAGGAACTATTGAAAATGCAATTGAAGCACAAAATGGTGTGGCACAAGGGCTATCTTCAGCCATTATGACCAACAACCTTAGGGAAGCGGAACATTTTCTATCCGTTGCAGGAAGTGATTGTGGAATTGCCAATGTAAATATAGGAACATCGGGAGCAGAAATTGGCGGAGCTTTTGGCGGTGAAAAAGATACCGGTGGCGGTCGTGAATCCGGTTCAGATGCATGGAAAGTATATATGCGCAGACAGACTAATACCATAAATTACACAACAGAGCTTCCTTTGGCTCAAGGCATAAAATTTGACTTATAA
- a CDS encoding DNA helicase PriA, which yields MEEETKQSEHKKACANCGAELKFKPGSHQLKCEYCGYEEFIEQAKSSFEELELQHYLKVVGENAYTETIDILHCKNCGANQHVGENYKSLDCIYCSEPLILADVEREGWIVPGALVPFQIDAQKAKATFKTWVGGIWFAPNKLKRAALDPEGLHGLYLPYWTFDANLNAQYKGQRGDYYYETERVRTKNGTQTRQVRKTRWSSVSGAVNGFVDDILINASEKKRRDIPAKIAFWNVKELVPFNSKYLSGFVTEKYTVSLKEGHHSSFQKAKQIANGWIRKDIGGDTQRISQADIKLADETFKHILLPVYISSYRYNNKDYNFYINGQTGELSGTRPYSFWKIFFLVLFIIAILGIIAIFAQ from the coding sequence ATGGAAGAAGAAACAAAACAATCTGAACATAAAAAGGCATGTGCCAATTGTGGTGCCGAGTTAAAATTCAAACCAGGTTCACATCAACTTAAATGTGAATATTGCGGTTACGAAGAATTTATAGAACAGGCCAAAAGTAGTTTTGAGGAGCTGGAGCTTCAGCACTATCTTAAAGTGGTAGGCGAGAATGCATATACGGAAACAATTGACATTCTGCATTGCAAGAATTGTGGTGCGAACCAGCACGTGGGAGAAAATTATAAATCGCTGGATTGTATTTATTGTAGTGAGCCCTTAATTCTTGCAGATGTTGAAAGAGAGGGGTGGATTGTACCCGGGGCACTCGTTCCATTTCAAATAGATGCGCAAAAAGCCAAAGCCACTTTCAAAACATGGGTAGGCGGAATTTGGTTTGCGCCTAATAAGCTCAAACGGGCTGCTCTTGACCCCGAGGGTTTACATGGATTATACTTGCCTTATTGGACCTTTGATGCTAATTTAAATGCGCAGTATAAAGGACAAAGAGGCGACTATTATTATGAAACAGAGCGGGTGCGTACAAAAAACGGTACACAGACGCGGCAAGTGAGAAAAACACGGTGGTCATCTGTATCGGGTGCCGTAAATGGTTTTGTAGATGATATTCTTATCAATGCATCCGAAAAGAAGCGGAGAGATATTCCCGCTAAGATTGCTTTTTGGAATGTAAAGGAGTTGGTTCCTTTCAACTCAAAATATTTATCGGGCTTTGTAACCGAAAAATATACCGTTTCCCTAAAAGAGGGGCATCATTCATCGTTTCAAAAAGCCAAACAGATAGCCAATGGTTGGATCCGTAAAGATATTGGCGGAGATACCCAACGAATTTCTCAGGCAGATATAAAACTAGCAGATGAAACTTTTAAGCATATTTTGCTTCCTGTATATATTAGTTCCTATCGATATAATAATAAAGATTACAACTTCTATATTAATGGACAAACAGGTGAATTAAGCGGTACAAGACCGTATTCTTTTTGGAAAATATTCTTTTTGGTGCTTTTTATCATTGCTATCCTTGGGATAATTGCGATTTTTGCACAATGA
- a CDS encoding SusC/RagA family TonB-linked outer membrane protein: MKDKEQASLPIAKILAGRLTKIFTTTLCFLIFISTEVRANENNIPLQQPTISGTIYDDLGAPLPGASIVLKGTTVGTTSDFDGKFELNISGNNTILVISYIGYKTQEINATNKTSIEATMETDAAALDEIVVVGYSSQKRATVTGAISTLKGGDIAQVPAANISQSLAGRMAGVSMRPNGGTPGNDNPDIHIRGIVTTGNNKPLIVVDGIRRDNISQVDPSVIETITVLKDAAAVAPFGIGGANGVILITTKKGKAGKPVVRINTSYAFQKPTYLPEMLNAQDYMALQNEGYFNLNPNGDTPPNDADLIANYPSLHKQDPYRYPDANFPEVFKKNSGIQITNAEISGGGENVRYHAGIGYYDQGGIFEPLGYKRYSYNLNIDANLSANTKVGMSLLGTIENTDGIDADESPTHLMRSFYKFVPTQTLLYPEGDKWGESSANTPLGVLRSDGYNREEDNTLLSSVYLEQQLPFIEGLSVKGVFSFDNSQGNDKLWHVPYKYYNIDLSQQPYTYTEAISLQEGNGAPYTWLQLKNERSKKFTYQGYINYNRTVGDHAISALFVAEARETKDDYFNTRRNNFAIAIDELSLGSSDKLDYDNAGSSSTASELGYVYRVGYTYKDKYIFEASGRYDGHYSFAPGNRWGYFPAFSGAWRISEEKFMQNVTSVNNLKLRGSWGKSGNLPYIDGNLAAFQYLAGYDLRGNAYAYGNGVLVQGSKIENEPNPNITWEISTKLDIGFDLSMYNGLLNVEFDYFHEDRTGMLLTPQVTLPVEYGLSLSQENKGEMNNDGFEFSVGTQKQWDSGLQLSVNANMSYSENNMIEVFQSDAERDNPNRTRVGRPFGTPYGYQSLGLFSTADDINNDGIINATDGYNVEQFGDLHPGDVKYADLSGPDGVPDGIIDANDQTVIGKPVYPSTTYGLNTAVNYKGFDLSLFFQGTASSDINIQTFLTSPFANNGSNTSYEYYNNRWTPDNQGAKYPRATPSPYSNNTQSSDFWMVDTSYLRLKTASLGYTLPQSVTEKLNVSSIGFTLTGQNLLTISKLDFIDPELGYDARENSYPIMQSLSFGMNVSF, encoded by the coding sequence ATGAAAGACAAAGAACAAGCCTCGCTGCCTATAGCTAAAATATTGGCGGGTAGGTTAACAAAAATCTTTACTACAACACTCTGTTTTTTAATTTTTATAAGTACGGAAGTGCGGGCAAACGAAAATAACATTCCACTTCAACAACCAACCATTTCAGGAACTATTTATGATGACCTAGGAGCGCCGTTACCCGGTGCCAGTATTGTTTTAAAAGGAACTACTGTAGGTACAACCTCGGATTTTGATGGGAAATTTGAGTTAAATATATCAGGCAATAACACTATTTTAGTAATCTCCTATATTGGTTATAAAACCCAAGAAATTAATGCTACTAATAAAACTTCTATTGAGGCGACAATGGAAACAGATGCCGCCGCTCTGGATGAAATTGTAGTAGTTGGTTATAGTAGCCAAAAAAGAGCTACTGTTACCGGAGCCATAAGCACTCTTAAAGGCGGAGACATAGCTCAGGTTCCTGCAGCAAACATCTCACAATCACTGGCCGGTAGAATGGCCGGGGTTAGTATGCGCCCTAATGGCGGAACCCCAGGTAATGACAATCCAGATATTCATATTAGGGGTATTGTTACCACCGGTAACAATAAGCCTTTAATTGTTGTAGATGGTATTAGACGGGATAATATTAGCCAAGTTGACCCAAGTGTTATTGAAACCATAACCGTTTTGAAAGATGCCGCAGCAGTAGCGCCCTTTGGTATTGGAGGTGCAAACGGTGTAATCTTGATAACCACTAAAAAAGGTAAAGCAGGAAAGCCGGTTGTTAGAATCAATACTTCTTATGCCTTCCAAAAACCCACCTACCTTCCTGAAATGTTGAACGCACAGGATTACATGGCATTACAGAACGAGGGATATTTTAATCTAAATCCCAATGGTGATACCCCTCCAAATGACGCAGATTTAATTGCCAATTATCCTTCTTTACACAAACAAGACCCTTACAGGTATCCCGATGCTAATTTTCCTGAAGTATTCAAGAAAAATTCTGGAATACAAATTACCAATGCAGAAATTAGCGGTGGAGGCGAAAATGTTAGATATCATGCTGGTATTGGTTATTATGACCAAGGCGGTATTTTTGAGCCTTTAGGATACAAAAGATATTCATACAATCTTAATATAGACGCCAACCTTAGTGCCAACACCAAAGTAGGTATGTCTCTACTTGGAACAATTGAAAATACAGACGGTATTGATGCCGACGAATCACCAACCCATTTAATGCGAAGTTTTTACAAATTTGTCCCTACCCAAACTTTGCTTTATCCCGAAGGCGATAAATGGGGCGAGTCATCTGCAAATACACCATTAGGGGTACTAAGGTCCGATGGATATAATAGAGAAGAAGACAATACATTGCTTAGCTCTGTATATTTAGAACAACAACTTCCTTTTATAGAAGGCCTTAGTGTAAAGGGCGTATTCAGTTTTGATAACTCCCAAGGAAACGATAAACTTTGGCATGTTCCCTACAAATATTACAACATAGACCTCTCTCAACAGCCTTACACTTATACAGAAGCCATTTCATTACAAGAAGGCAATGGTGCTCCATATACTTGGCTTCAACTAAAAAATGAGCGATCAAAAAAATTCACTTATCAAGGGTATATTAATTATAACCGAACCGTGGGTGACCATGCAATCTCCGCATTGTTTGTAGCAGAAGCACGAGAAACCAAAGATGATTACTTCAATACCAGAAGGAATAATTTTGCTATTGCCATAGACGAGTTGAGTTTAGGAAGTTCTGATAAACTAGATTATGATAATGCCGGCTCTTCCAGTACAGCTTCAGAACTTGGTTATGTATACCGAGTAGGATACACTTATAAAGACAAGTATATTTTTGAGGCTTCAGGTAGGTATGATGGACACTACTCTTTTGCTCCAGGAAACAGATGGGGTTATTTTCCTGCATTTTCTGGTGCATGGCGTATTTCTGAAGAAAAATTCATGCAAAATGTTACAAGCGTAAACAACCTAAAATTAAGAGGTTCATGGGGTAAATCTGGTAACCTACCCTACATAGACGGAAATCTAGCTGCATTTCAATACTTAGCTGGATATGATTTACGAGGTAATGCTTATGCCTATGGTAATGGCGTTTTGGTTCAAGGTTCCAAAATTGAAAATGAACCAAATCCTAATATAACCTGGGAAATTTCTACAAAATTAGATATAGGTTTTGACCTTTCCATGTATAATGGATTACTAAACGTAGAATTTGATTACTTCCATGAAGACCGAACAGGTATGCTTTTAACGCCTCAAGTAACTTTACCAGTTGAGTATGGCCTCTCCCTGTCTCAAGAAAACAAAGGAGAAATGAACAATGATGGTTTTGAATTTAGTGTAGGGACGCAAAAACAATGGGATAGCGGTTTGCAATTGTCCGTAAACGCTAATATGAGTTATTCTGAAAACAATATGATCGAAGTTTTCCAAAGTGATGCAGAACGTGATAATCCTAATAGAACCAGAGTTGGAAGACCTTTTGGAACTCCATATGGTTATCAATCATTAGGATTGTTCTCTACTGCAGATGACATTAATAATGACGGTATTATTAATGCTACGGACGGGTATAACGTTGAACAATTTGGAGATTTGCACCCTGGAGACGTTAAGTATGCAGATTTGAGTGGCCCAGATGGTGTTCCTGATGGAATAATAGATGCCAATGATCAAACCGTAATAGGCAAGCCTGTATATCCTTCCACTACCTACGGACTTAATACAGCCGTTAACTACAAAGGATTTGATTTATCTCTATTTTTTCAAGGTACAGCTAGCTCAGATATAAATATTCAGACTTTTCTAACCTCCCCGTTTGCAAATAATGGTAGTAATACTTCGTATGAATATTATAATAATAGGTGGACACCGGACAACCAAGGAGCGAAATATCCAAGAGCAACTCCATCTCCCTATTCCAACAACACTCAGAGTTCTGATTTTTGGATGGTAGACACCAGTTATCTTCGTTTAAAGACTGCGTCTCTTGGATATACCCTACCTCAGAGCGTAACTGAAAAACTTAATGTTTCTTCTATTGGTTTTACGCTTACCGGACAAAATCTTTTGACGATTAGCAAACTAGACTTTATAGATCCTGAACTGGGGTATGATGCTCGCGAAAATTCCTATCCGATAATGCAATCATTATCCTTTGGAATGAATGTTTCTTTTTAA
- a CDS encoding OmpA family protein has translation MKNTTLYLLGIIITIVVGTYFYFSCCSYCGAAVTQKEEPKEQVAPAPVAPKITSYPFALGDGDFAYSTEDNFNFNMSSSDYLEPVSENVRNGILPGLKDHLTSNENKVFNITGYYTSDEENNSAFPNLGLARANSVKNYFVSQEIPSSQINTSGKLVDDMVADKNIYRGPVGYAIEEASADAEDQLKALYDKITGDPLILYFDTAEASINPSAAQRQKIADITHYLDKVEKAKCQVIGYTDSQGSRKTNMRLGQERADFAKAYLMQNGIADQKIKTDSKGPKDPIASNATDEGRAKNRRTVITIK, from the coding sequence ATGAAAAACACCACCCTTTACCTACTTGGTATTATCATTACCATTGTAGTAGGCACCTATTTTTATTTTTCTTGTTGTAGTTATTGCGGAGCGGCAGTAACACAAAAAGAAGAGCCTAAAGAACAAGTTGCTCCGGCACCGGTTGCACCAAAAATCACATCCTACCCCTTTGCTTTGGGTGATGGTGATTTTGCTTATTCCACAGAAGACAATTTTAACTTCAACATGTCTTCGTCTGATTATCTGGAACCTGTTTCAGAAAACGTTAGAAACGGAATATTACCTGGTCTAAAAGATCATTTGACCAGCAACGAAAACAAGGTTTTTAACATCACCGGATATTATACCAGTGATGAAGAAAACAATTCAGCCTTTCCTAACTTAGGTCTTGCCCGAGCAAATTCGGTAAAGAACTATTTTGTTTCACAGGAAATTCCATCTTCGCAAATTAATACTAGCGGAAAATTGGTTGATGACATGGTTGCGGACAAAAATATATACCGTGGCCCAGTAGGCTATGCTATTGAAGAAGCTTCTGCCGATGCTGAAGACCAATTAAAGGCCCTTTACGACAAAATTACTGGGGACCCTTTAATTCTATACTTCGATACTGCCGAAGCCTCTATAAACCCTTCTGCAGCTCAACGTCAGAAAATAGCGGACATCACACATTATCTTGATAAAGTGGAAAAGGCAAAATGCCAGGTAATAGGTTATACCGATAGTCAAGGTAGCCGAAAAACCAACATGAGACTGGGACAAGAAAGAGCCGATTTTGCAAAAGCTTATTTAATGCAGAACGGTATTGCAGATCAAAAAATTAAAACAGACTCTAAAGGACCCAAAGACCCAATTGCCAGTAATGCTACTGATGAAGGTAGGGCCAAGAATAGAAGAACCGTAATTACAATAAAATAA
- a CDS encoding acyl-ACP desaturase — MSQKNIRLEVMQAIEPQVDGFMDSFLIKPEDIWQPTDFLPDSESDGFLEAVKELRGEAKELGYDFWVTMVADTITEEALPTYESWLMDVEGIDQHGPNKTNGWSKWVRAWTAEENRHGDVLNKYLYLSGRVNMREIEITTQHLISDGFDIGTDRDPYKNFVYTSFQELATNISHKRVGQMAKKKGNVLLGKMCTIIAGDEMRHHLAYREFVKTIFGEDPSGMMLAFADMMKKKIVMPAHFLRESGGTIGTAFENFSNCAQRLGVYTAQDYVEILRKLNAYWELDNVRSLSDEAEKARDYLIKLPARLERISERMKFPEDQYKFKWVDANGMV; from the coding sequence ATGTCCCAAAAGAACATAAGATTAGAGGTAATGCAGGCTATTGAGCCGCAGGTGGATGGATTTATGGATTCTTTTTTAATTAAACCAGAGGACATCTGGCAACCGACTGATTTTTTACCTGATTCAGAAAGTGATGGTTTTTTAGAAGCGGTAAAAGAACTTAGGGGAGAAGCAAAAGAATTAGGTTACGATTTTTGGGTAACCATGGTAGCGGATACCATTACAGAAGAAGCTTTGCCAACTTACGAATCTTGGCTTATGGACGTTGAGGGAATTGACCAACACGGACCTAACAAGACAAACGGGTGGTCTAAATGGGTTAGAGCATGGACTGCAGAGGAAAATCGTCATGGAGATGTACTTAATAAATATCTGTATTTGTCCGGAAGGGTAAATATGCGTGAAATAGAAATTACTACTCAGCACTTAATATCAGATGGTTTTGATATTGGTACAGATAGAGATCCTTATAAAAACTTCGTATACACTTCTTTTCAAGAGTTGGCTACCAATATTTCTCATAAGAGAGTAGGCCAAATGGCAAAAAAGAAAGGAAATGTTTTATTGGGTAAAATGTGTACAATTATTGCTGGTGATGAAATGCGTCACCACTTGGCATATAGAGAATTCGTGAAAACAATTTTTGGTGAAGACCCATCTGGGATGATGTTGGCCTTTGCAGATATGATGAAGAAAAAAATTGTTATGCCGGCACACTTTTTAAGAGAGTCTGGAGGAACTATAGGTACTGCTTTTGAGAACTTTTCTAACTGTGCACAACGCTTAGGTGTTTATACGGCACAAGACTATGTAGAAATTCTTAGAAAACTAAACGCATATTGGGAATTGGACAACGTAAGAAGTCTTTCTGATGAAGCAGAGAAGGCGCGTGATTATCTAATTAAGCTTCCGGCCAGATTAGAGCGTATTTCTGAGCGAATGAAATTTCCAGAAGATCAGTATAAATTTAAATGGGTAGATGCCAACGGCATGGTGTAA
- a CDS encoding metallophosphoesterase family protein has translation MRTLVIGDIHSGLEGLKQVLERGQVTTEDQLIFLGDYVDGWSQAVETVDFLIDLKSNHNCRFIRGNHDELCLEWLRDGKDNPLWLQHGGGATLASYKEADKKTKENHIHFYESLENYYLDTEKRLFLHAGFTNLKGVEHEYFKQTFYWDRTLWELARSLNPDLKINDAHYPKRLTHYKEIFIGHTPISKTGIAVPKQAANVWNVDTGAAFKGPLSMLDVDTKKVWQSDPVDTLYPNEPGRN, from the coding sequence ATGAGAACATTGGTAATAGGTGATATTCATTCTGGTTTAGAGGGATTGAAACAGGTACTTGAAAGAGGACAAGTAACCACAGAAGACCAGCTTATTTTTTTAGGCGATTATGTAGACGGCTGGAGCCAAGCAGTGGAAACCGTTGATTTCCTGATTGATTTAAAAAGTAATCATAATTGTAGGTTTATTAGAGGTAATCATGATGAGCTTTGCTTAGAATGGTTGCGAGACGGTAAAGATAATCCGCTTTGGTTGCAACATGGTGGTGGTGCTACGTTGGCTTCTTATAAGGAGGCAGACAAGAAGACAAAAGAGAACCATATCCATTTTTATGAAAGTCTTGAAAACTACTATTTAGATACGGAGAAAAGATTGTTTTTACATGCTGGGTTCACTAATTTAAAGGGTGTTGAGCATGAATATTTTAAGCAAACTTTTTACTGGGACCGCACATTGTGGGAATTGGCAAGGTCTTTAAATCCAGACCTAAAAATAAATGATGCACATTACCCAAAGCGATTAACACATTACAAGGAGATTTTTATTGGCCATACGCCTATTTCTAAAACAGGCATTGCTGTACCTAAGCAAGCTGCTAATGTATGGAATGTAGATACAGGAGCAGCATTTAAAGGGCCACTTTCTATGTTAGACGTTGATACAAAGAAGGTTTGGCAGAGTGACCCGGTAGATACATTGTATCCAAACGAACCCGGTAGAAATTGA